In Necator americanus strain Aroian chromosome IV, whole genome shotgun sequence, the following proteins share a genomic window:
- a CDS encoding hypothetical protein (NECATOR_CHRIV.G13700.T1), whose protein sequence is MTVNSIEFYSGIGGMHYALRDASPKSCVLAACDINTTANSIYAYNFPKTSLLQNNIQALTVEKLDKLHADLWMMSPPCQPFTRKGLQKGISDHRCDSLVILLEKLKQMKKPPSYIFLENVVGFETTSVHDAVITTLHELRYGTKEYILSPLQFGVPNSRPRYYLLASTLFPSTGCTEEISTHLERRDSEELEEMSNFVDESLRTISLFLDIGVLQRYGRALDIILPHSSRSACFTKSYGSYISGCGSYFCLRPDLVKENRLSDAAMNDPDSLIGAVRRLSPREVANLMCFPKDFVVPPNISDKQMYQCLGNSVNVRVVSALLALLLRGQ, encoded by the exons ATGACTGTCAACTCGATTGAGTTTTATTCTGGTATTGGAGGGATGCATTATGCACTCAGAG atgCATCTCCTAAGTCATGCGTACTTGCTGCGTGTGATATTAATACGACTGCTAACAGCATCTACGCCTACAACTTCCCGAAAACGTCGTTACTTCAGAATAACATACAG GCGCTAACAGTGGAAAAATTAGATAAGCTGCACGCTGATCTATGGATGATGAGTCCACCTTGCCAACCATTCACTAG gaagGGACTCCAAAAAGGTATAAGCGACCATCGCTGTGACTCGCTAGTGATACTTCTGGAAAAACTCAAACAGATGAAAAAACCACCGTCTtatattttcctggaaaatgttGTTGGGTTTGAAACCACTTCCGTACATGATGCAGTTATCACTACGCTACACGAGCTACGCTACGGAACCAAG GAGTACATCCTTTCACCACTTCAGTTTGGTGTACCTAATTCGCGTCCTCGGTACTATCTCCTCGCATCCACACTCTTTCCATCCACCGGCTGTACTGAGGAAATTTCCACTCATTTGGAACGAAGAGATTCAGAGGAGCTAGAAGAAATGAGCAATTTTGTAGACGAATCGCTACGGACTATTTCCCTTTTCCTAGATATAGGTGTTCTTCAACGGTATGGCCGTGCGCTTGACATTATTCTACCGCACTCTTCGAGATCAGCTTGCTTCACAAAATCATATGGAAGCTATATTTCTGGATGTGGGTCGTATTTTTGCCTCAG GCCTGATTTGGTGAAAGAAAATCGCCTCTCCGATGCTGCAATGAATGATCCTGACAGCTTAATTGGTGCAGTGCGACGGCTATCTCCAAGAGAAGTGGCAAATTTGATGTGTTTTCCAAAAGACTTTGTAGTTCCTCCAAATATATCTGATAAGCAAATGTACCAATGTCTTGGTAATTCGGTCAATGTCCGTGTGGTTTCCGCTTTGTTAGCATTGTTACTTCGTGGTCAATAA
- a CDS encoding hypothetical protein (NECATOR_CHRIV.G13700.T2), translating to MHYALRDASPKSCVLAACDINTTANSIYAYNFPKTSLLQNNIQALTVEKLDKLHADLWMMSPPCQPFTRKGLQKGISDHRCDSLVILLEKLKQMKKPPSYIFLENVVGFETTSVHDAVITTLHELRYGTKEYILSPLQFGVPNSRPRYYLLASTLFPSTGCTEEISTHLERRDSEELEEMSNFVDESLRTISLFLDIGVLQRYGRALDIILPHSSRSACFTKSYGSYISGCGSYFCLRPDLVKENRLSDAAMNDPDSLIGAVRRLSPREVANLMCFPKDFVVPPNISDKQMYQCLGNSVNVRVVSALLALLLRGQ from the exons ATGCATTATGCACTCAGAG atgCATCTCCTAAGTCATGCGTACTTGCTGCGTGTGATATTAATACGACTGCTAACAGCATCTACGCCTACAACTTCCCGAAAACGTCGTTACTTCAGAATAACATACAG GCGCTAACAGTGGAAAAATTAGATAAGCTGCACGCTGATCTATGGATGATGAGTCCACCTTGCCAACCATTCACTAG gaagGGACTCCAAAAAGGTATAAGCGACCATCGCTGTGACTCGCTAGTGATACTTCTGGAAAAACTCAAACAGATGAAAAAACCACCGTCTtatattttcctggaaaatgttGTTGGGTTTGAAACCACTTCCGTACATGATGCAGTTATCACTACGCTACACGAGCTACGCTACGGAACCAAG GAGTACATCCTTTCACCACTTCAGTTTGGTGTACCTAATTCGCGTCCTCGGTACTATCTCCTCGCATCCACACTCTTTCCATCCACCGGCTGTACTGAGGAAATTTCCACTCATTTGGAACGAAGAGATTCAGAGGAGCTAGAAGAAATGAGCAATTTTGTAGACGAATCGCTACGGACTATTTCCCTTTTCCTAGATATAGGTGTTCTTCAACGGTATGGCCGTGCGCTTGACATTATTCTACCGCACTCTTCGAGATCAGCTTGCTTCACAAAATCATATGGAAGCTATATTTCTGGATGTGGGTCGTATTTTTGCCTCAG GCCTGATTTGGTGAAAGAAAATCGCCTCTCCGATGCTGCAATGAATGATCCTGACAGCTTAATTGGTGCAGTGCGACGGCTATCTCCAAGAGAAGTGGCAAATTTGATGTGTTTTCCAAAAGACTTTGTAGTTCCTCCAAATATATCTGATAAGCAAATGTACCAATGTCTTGGTAATTCGGTCAATGTCCGTGTGGTTTCCGCTTTGTTAGCATTGTTACTTCGTGGTCAATAA
- a CDS encoding hypothetical protein (NECATOR_CHRIV.G13699.T1) has protein sequence MDMEFLSAVWIVHIPICYDQDLNDVFCAVPLYHSLFQDITGRLVRLWFAARKLLRCSGNVAVTCEWLRAAPLRIRTAYATAPQNSHDCQLD, from the exons ATGGATATGGAGTTCCTGTCCGCCGTGTGGATAGTCCACATTCCGATTTGCTATGACCAGGATTTGAACGATGTTTTCTGCGCAGTTCCCCTCTACCATTCTTTGTTTCAAGATATCACTGGTAGATTG GTCCGCCTTTGGTTTGCAGCTCGGAAACTTCTGCGATGCAGTGGTAATGTAGCAGTCACCTGCGAGTGGTTGAGAGCCGCGCCGCTTCGGATTCgtaccgcttacgcaactgcacctcaG AATAGTCATGACTGTCAACTCGATTGA